The following proteins come from a genomic window of Polyangiaceae bacterium:
- a CDS encoding superoxide dismutase family protein codes for MRRLIALGLLGVALGACEKKEPEPVKPEAPATAAPAQKTPTPPKPTTVKTEGQMPVQVYVDPGADDPKAVSHAVAVLEPTAKNDVHGTIELEQKDDGLHLKAHVTGLPPGKHGFHIHLFGDCSGEDGKTAGTHFNFEGSSEKPPDDIKRITGNLGELEANKDGVADAEVTIAKASLQGRFSVLGRAIIVHEKGNDPKSPPIGAAGSRLACGVIGIAEG; via the coding sequence ATGCGACGACTCATCGCCCTCGGACTGCTCGGAGTAGCCCTCGGCGCCTGCGAAAAGAAGGAACCCGAGCCGGTAAAACCGGAAGCACCTGCGACCGCCGCTCCGGCCCAAAAGACGCCAACACCGCCCAAACCCACGACCGTCAAGACGGAGGGCCAGATGCCGGTGCAGGTGTACGTGGATCCTGGCGCAGATGATCCCAAAGCCGTGAGCCACGCGGTGGCCGTGCTCGAGCCCACGGCCAAGAACGACGTCCACGGCACGATCGAGCTGGAACAGAAGGACGACGGCCTGCACCTGAAGGCGCACGTCACTGGCCTCCCGCCCGGCAAGCACGGCTTTCACATCCACCTGTTTGGCGACTGCTCCGGCGAAGACGGCAAGACGGCGGGGACGCATTTCAACTTCGAAGGCAGCTCGGAGAAGCCCCCGGACGACATCAAACGGATCACCGGTAATCTCGGAGAGCTGGAAGCAAACAAGGACGGCGTCGCCGACGCAGAGGTGACCATCGCGAAGGCCTCGCTGCAGGGACGCTTCTCCGTGCTGGGCCGCGCCATCATCGTGCACGAGAAGGGCAATGACCCGAAGTCGCCGCCCATCGGTGCGGCCGGATCGCGCCTGGCCTGCGGCGTGATTGGCATCGCCGAGGGCTGA
- the argS gene encoding arginine--tRNA ligase yields the protein MADPTTALDPAFRKAIHAAFGDDAADADPLLRPSSHADVQANAALGLAKRLKKAPRDVATAIVDKLDSDAIERTEIAGPGFINVWLSTAHVAKELARSAPDLGLSGAEAPETVVVDYSSPNVAKEMHVGHLRSTIIGDALARTLGAAGHRVIRQNHLGDWGTPFGMLIEHLLDGGAGESEHSISDLNAFYKAARAKFDSDPAFAERSRQRVVLLQSGDASTLALWTKLVDASKRYFASVYELLGITLTDADVAAESLYNPMLAGVVQALEEKGLARESDGAVCVFPEGFSNREGEPLPLIVRKKDGGYGYAATDLAAVRYRVGTLGATRVLYVVGSPQAQHLSMVFAVAKMAGWLEPPARAEHVGFGSILGADGKMFKTREGETVRLIDLLQEAVVRAEAVVKEKNPELSADERNQIARAVGIGAVKYADLSSDRIKDYVFDWDRMLSLQGNSAPYLQYAHARICSILRKAEEEPPPASAILIEAPAEKSLGLALLAFPTVVGAVSDTLAPHRLCGYLYDLATAFSKFFETCPVLKADTPELRASRLALCQYSARVLSTGLGLLGITAPERM from the coding sequence ATGGCCGATCCGACCACCGCCCTCGACCCCGCTTTTCGGAAGGCAATCCACGCCGCCTTCGGCGACGACGCCGCTGACGCAGATCCGCTGCTGCGCCCCTCGAGCCACGCGGACGTGCAGGCCAACGCGGCGTTGGGTTTGGCCAAGCGCTTGAAGAAGGCTCCCCGGGACGTCGCGACGGCGATCGTGGACAAGCTCGACAGCGACGCCATCGAGCGCACCGAGATCGCGGGGCCCGGGTTCATCAACGTGTGGCTGTCCACGGCGCACGTGGCCAAGGAGCTCGCGCGCTCCGCGCCGGATCTGGGCCTGAGCGGCGCGGAAGCTCCGGAGACCGTGGTCGTCGACTACTCGTCGCCCAACGTTGCCAAGGAGATGCACGTGGGGCACCTGCGCTCCACCATCATCGGCGACGCCCTGGCCCGCACGCTCGGGGCCGCCGGCCACCGCGTGATCCGCCAGAATCACTTGGGGGACTGGGGCACGCCCTTCGGCATGCTCATCGAGCACCTGCTCGACGGCGGCGCCGGCGAAAGCGAGCACTCCATCTCGGATTTGAACGCGTTCTACAAGGCGGCGCGCGCGAAGTTCGATTCGGATCCCGCCTTCGCCGAGCGGTCGCGCCAGCGCGTGGTGCTGCTGCAGAGCGGGGACGCGAGCACCTTGGCTCTTTGGACCAAGCTGGTGGACGCGTCCAAGCGCTACTTCGCTTCGGTCTACGAGCTGCTCGGCATCACGCTCACCGACGCCGACGTGGCCGCCGAAAGCCTGTACAACCCGATGCTCGCCGGCGTCGTCCAAGCGCTGGAGGAAAAGGGGCTGGCTCGAGAGAGCGATGGCGCCGTGTGCGTGTTCCCCGAAGGCTTCAGCAACCGCGAGGGCGAACCCCTGCCCCTCATCGTGCGCAAGAAGGACGGCGGCTACGGCTACGCCGCGACGGATCTGGCGGCGGTGCGCTACCGCGTAGGAACGCTCGGCGCCACCCGGGTGCTGTACGTCGTCGGCTCGCCCCAAGCGCAGCATCTGAGCATGGTGTTCGCGGTGGCCAAGATGGCGGGCTGGCTCGAGCCGCCGGCACGGGCAGAGCACGTGGGCTTCGGCTCCATCCTGGGAGCCGACGGCAAGATGTTCAAGACGCGCGAAGGCGAAACGGTACGCCTCATCGATCTGCTGCAGGAAGCCGTCGTCCGCGCCGAAGCCGTGGTCAAGGAGAAGAACCCCGAGCTGAGCGCCGACGAGCGCAATCAGATCGCCCGGGCCGTGGGCATCGGCGCGGTGAAATACGCGGATCTGTCCAGCGATCGCATCAAGGACTACGTGTTCGACTGGGACCGCATGCTGTCTCTACAGGGAAACAGCGCTCCGTACCTGCAGTATGCGCACGCCCGCATCTGCTCCATCTTGCGCAAGGCGGAAGAGGAGCCGCCGCCGGCGAGCGCGATCCTCATCGAGGCGCCCGCGGAGAAGAGCCTGGGCCTCGCGCTCTTGGCGTTCCCCACGGTGGTGGGCGCGGTGTCCGACACCCTGGCGCCCCATCGGCTGTGCGGCTACCTGTACGACTTGGCGACGGCCTTCTCGAAGTTCTTCGAGACCTGTCCGGTGCTCAAGGCGGACACGCCGGAGCTTCGCGCATCCCGCCTCGCGCTGTGCCAGTACAGCGCGCGAGTGCTGTCCACCGGGCTCGGGCTGCTCGGCATCACTGCGCCGGAACGCATGTAG
- a CDS encoding CBS domain-containing protein, which yields MTVFSMPVGLYLSRPVKSVLPGDNLERARELLAAFGISALAVTDEAEQELLGVVTRTDLLRVGRSSAGERKSATLLSLPDIPVEDVMQKNVLTVHAESSVREAARLMVEHHVHRLFVTEDRKLSGVLSTKDVMVAISDERLTHPISELMTQSVLTVEYDDPASLAAEKLEQAHVSGLVVVEDEWPIGVFTQEEALESRDMPTDTPVEEVLSPAMLCLNAKTPIHRAAAHAAAMDVRRIIAVQDKKLVGILTGIDLCRAAAS from the coding sequence ATGACCGTTTTCTCTATGCCCGTGGGCCTCTACCTCTCCCGCCCCGTGAAGAGTGTGCTGCCCGGGGACAACTTAGAGCGAGCCCGGGAGCTCTTGGCCGCCTTCGGCATCAGCGCGCTGGCGGTCACCGACGAGGCCGAGCAAGAGCTCTTGGGCGTGGTGACGCGGACGGATCTCTTGCGGGTGGGGCGTTCTTCTGCCGGCGAGCGCAAGAGCGCCACGCTGCTGTCGCTGCCGGACATTCCCGTGGAAGACGTGATGCAGAAGAACGTGCTCACGGTGCACGCCGAGAGCAGCGTGCGGGAGGCCGCCCGATTGATGGTGGAGCATCACGTGCACCGGCTGTTCGTGACGGAAGATCGCAAGCTCTCCGGCGTGCTCTCCACCAAGGACGTGATGGTGGCGATCTCCGACGAGCGCCTCACGCACCCCATCTCCGAGCTGATGACCCAGTCCGTGCTCACCGTGGAATACGACGACCCGGCGTCCCTGGCCGCGGAGAAGCTGGAGCAGGCGCACGTCTCGGGACTGGTGGTCGTGGAGGACGAGTGGCCCATCGGCGTGTTCACGCAAGAAGAGGCCCTCGAGTCGCGGGACATGCCCACGGACACGCCCGTGGAAGAGGTGCTGAGCCCCGCCATGCTGTGTCTGAACGCGAAGACGCCGATCCACCGCGCGGCGGCCCACGCCGCCGCCATGGACGTGCGCAGGATCATCGCGGTGCAGGACAAAAAGCTGGTCGGCATCCTCACCGGCATCGACCTCTGCCGCGCCGCCGCCAGCTGA
- the lepB gene encoding signal peptidase I — protein sequence MSAPVDDHAPPKARGSKLGLVVSLLAPGFGHGAVGRGRRGAIWLAGLFGLWLVGCLISAYWMGALLVTGALTALWYAGCAWDAYRAEPAKQALRPWLELAGATVVVGMIAPVLIAALIRGLTLEAFKVAGESMCPTLETNDQLFVDKTAYRTGAPSRGDVVVYSNTLAGGAKADFVHRVVALEGDEIAVEGGRVTLNGEAVATTSTPDAACGGSVFDEKLGAPHHVAIGTNPSAKVTRLRVPEGHVFLLGDNRDNAADSRSTGTVPVSAIRGRAWKLISRGDAVRWTTIE from the coding sequence ATGTCAGCCCCCGTGGACGATCACGCTCCTCCGAAAGCCCGAGGATCCAAGCTCGGGCTGGTCGTGTCGCTACTGGCCCCCGGCTTCGGACACGGCGCCGTGGGGCGCGGACGCCGAGGCGCGATATGGCTGGCTGGGCTCTTTGGCCTGTGGCTGGTCGGTTGTTTGATCTCTGCCTACTGGATGGGCGCCTTGCTGGTGACCGGCGCGCTCACGGCACTGTGGTACGCGGGCTGCGCTTGGGACGCGTACCGTGCAGAGCCCGCGAAGCAAGCGCTCCGCCCGTGGCTCGAGCTCGCGGGGGCCACGGTGGTGGTGGGGATGATCGCCCCGGTGCTCATCGCGGCGCTGATTCGAGGCCTCACGCTGGAAGCCTTCAAGGTGGCTGGCGAGTCCATGTGTCCCACGCTCGAGACCAACGATCAGCTGTTCGTCGACAAGACGGCGTACCGCACCGGAGCGCCGTCCCGCGGGGACGTGGTGGTGTACTCCAACACGCTGGCGGGCGGCGCCAAGGCGGACTTCGTGCATCGCGTCGTCGCGCTCGAAGGCGACGAGATCGCGGTTGAGGGTGGCCGCGTCACGCTGAACGGCGAGGCCGTCGCCACCACCAGCACTCCGGACGCAGCTTGCGGCGGCTCCGTGTTCGACGAGAAGCTCGGAGCGCCGCATCACGTCGCAATCGGCACGAATCCGAGCGCGAAGGTCACGCGCTTGCGGGTTCCGGAAGGGCACGTCTTCTTGCTGGGCGACAACCGCGACAACGCGGCGGATAGTCGCAGCACGGGGACCGTGCCGGTCAGCGCCATTCGCGGGCGCGCATGGAAGTTGATCTCGCGCGGGGACGCCGTGCGCTGGACGACCATCGAGTGA
- a CDS encoding YbhB/YbcL family Raf kinase inhibitor-like protein has translation MKLTSKDLTDGQRVPADHAAGVPGSDGPVPGPNRSPHLAWSEFPAETKSFAVFCHDPDVPSKPDDVNQKDRTVPYDLPRVDFYHWVLVDVPKSVTELSTGQDGDGFTPRGKKPGKTDHGVRGINSYTDWFAGDADMSGDYGGYDGPWPPFNDERLHHYVFTVYALDTESLGLSGSFTGTDASQKMKGHVLAEAKLTATYSLYPNPR, from the coding sequence ATGAAGCTCACGAGCAAGGACCTGACGGACGGACAGCGAGTTCCTGCCGACCACGCTGCCGGCGTGCCGGGGAGCGACGGCCCGGTGCCGGGACCGAACCGCAGCCCGCATCTCGCCTGGAGCGAGTTCCCGGCGGAGACGAAGTCCTTTGCCGTTTTCTGTCACGATCCCGACGTGCCCTCGAAGCCGGACGACGTGAACCAGAAGGATCGCACGGTGCCCTACGACCTGCCCCGCGTGGACTTCTACCACTGGGTTCTGGTGGACGTGCCCAAGTCCGTCACGGAGCTGTCGACCGGCCAAGACGGCGACGGCTTCACGCCGCGTGGCAAGAAGCCGGGCAAGACGGACCATGGTGTGCGCGGTATCAACAGCTACACCGACTGGTTCGCGGGTGACGCGGACATGAGCGGAGACTACGGCGGGTACGACGGACCCTGGCCGCCGTTCAACGACGAGCGGCTGCACCACTACGTGTTCACGGTGTACGCCTTGGACACCGAGAGCCTGGGACTGTCCGGAAGTTTCACGGGCACGGACGCTTCGCAGAAGATGAAGGGACACGTGCTCGCGGAAGCCAAGCTCACCGCGACGTACTCACTATATCCGAACCCGCGTTAG
- a CDS encoding zinc-dependent peptidase — MAPLDDGPVRIWPVRVVRLNGVIALLLSLVVAGALAVMATPLAAAVVAPVVGLVVFGISIRRYVRRARAAREPFPPAWRTVLERRVPFYRWLDADGRDRFENDVRIFLSEQRIFAERGAKLDDDTRVLIAASAAMLGFGIPDWEWSNLRDIVVYPGAFDEDYQQTEQAFIAGMVQHQGPILFSQRDLRLGFSKLDGHNVGLHELAHVMDFADGRADGVPGDVDWVATAPWIELVSNRLAKLKKRKGYDALRRYASENEAELFAVAVEAFFEQPKRLHEKDPELYELLRDYFGQDPAAAH, encoded by the coding sequence ATGGCGCCGCTGGACGATGGCCCGGTGCGGATCTGGCCGGTGCGCGTCGTGCGGCTCAATGGCGTCATCGCCCTGCTCTTGAGCCTCGTCGTCGCGGGCGCTCTGGCGGTGATGGCCACGCCGCTCGCGGCGGCCGTCGTCGCCCCTGTCGTCGGGCTCGTCGTGTTCGGCATCTCGATCCGTCGCTACGTGCGGCGGGCCCGGGCGGCGCGGGAGCCCTTTCCGCCGGCCTGGCGCACGGTGCTCGAACGTCGCGTACCGTTCTATCGATGGCTGGACGCGGACGGCCGAGACCGTTTCGAGAACGACGTGCGGATCTTCCTGTCGGAGCAACGTATCTTCGCCGAGCGCGGCGCGAAGCTGGACGACGACACGCGGGTATTGATTGCGGCCTCCGCCGCCATGCTCGGCTTCGGCATTCCGGATTGGGAGTGGTCCAACTTGAGGGACATCGTCGTGTACCCGGGGGCCTTCGACGAGGACTACCAGCAGACGGAGCAAGCGTTCATCGCCGGCATGGTCCAACACCAGGGACCGATCCTGTTTTCGCAGCGCGACCTGCGCCTCGGCTTCTCCAAGCTCGACGGCCACAACGTGGGCCTCCACGAGCTGGCCCACGTGATGGACTTTGCCGACGGTAGAGCCGATGGCGTGCCCGGGGACGTCGACTGGGTGGCGACGGCTCCGTGGATCGAGCTGGTGAGCAATCGCTTGGCCAAGCTGAAGAAGCGAAAGGGGTACGATGCGCTTCGGCGCTACGCGTCCGAGAACGAGGCGGAGCTGTTCGCAGTCGCCGTGGAGGCGTTCTTCGAGCAGCCAAAGCGACTGCACGAGAAGGACCCCGAGCTGTACGAGCTGCTCCGGGACTACTTCGGCCAGGATCCGGCCGCGGCACATTGA
- a CDS encoding serine/threonine-protein kinase produces the protein MLEPGARVSEYQVWGRIGGGGMSDVWLARHVDLTVPVIIKTLKPELGVEPRESAERMLTEARLMARIPSPHVVRVYHVGTARDTPYMAQEYVDGVDLNELDHARRDALGHGLPLWFVCEAVSQIAFALHAAHQHGVLHRDVKPSNLFGSPELGVKLGDFGIAVAKQLGERALCEQSGTLRFMPPEALRGDALDRRADVFELGATAFDLRYGTPPFPDPDVLLRSAPAVPFPTAVSAQEAYFQHVLRRMLAYEPDHRYRTLAEPGHLLATLAREIARPPVPTRDGESIASGVTRISVEARDISELSADGIVNSANWEMRMRTGVGDALRRAGGDTLEEEARAHGDQPLGACVITGPGSLRCKSVLHAVSAWEQASCVGRATQRALLSAERLGLRSLALPALGTGAAHVSLEACAAAMGSALRWHLALGGSRLTELTFALLDDASRRVFGEVLESALIGDEGAVDFGLPHASARIDEDGASVDAPTKLSR, from the coding sequence ATGTTGGAACCTGGCGCCCGAGTGTCGGAGTACCAGGTCTGGGGGCGCATCGGCGGCGGGGGCATGAGCGACGTGTGGCTGGCGCGCCACGTGGATCTCACGGTGCCCGTGATCATCAAGACGCTGAAGCCCGAGCTCGGAGTGGAGCCTAGGGAGAGCGCGGAGCGGATGCTCACGGAGGCGCGTCTGATGGCGCGCATCCCGAGCCCCCACGTGGTGCGCGTGTATCACGTGGGCACGGCTCGGGACACGCCCTACATGGCGCAGGAGTACGTGGACGGCGTCGACCTCAACGAGCTCGATCACGCGCGCCGTGACGCCCTGGGGCACGGCCTGCCGCTGTGGTTCGTATGCGAAGCGGTGTCGCAAATCGCGTTCGCGTTGCACGCCGCCCACCAGCACGGAGTGCTGCACCGCGACGTGAAGCCCTCGAACTTGTTCGGGTCGCCGGAGCTGGGCGTCAAGCTCGGGGACTTCGGCATTGCCGTGGCCAAACAACTCGGCGAGCGCGCCCTGTGCGAGCAGAGCGGGACGCTGCGCTTCATGCCGCCGGAGGCATTGCGGGGGGACGCGCTCGATCGCCGTGCCGACGTGTTCGAGCTGGGCGCAACGGCCTTCGACCTGCGCTACGGCACGCCGCCGTTTCCGGACCCCGACGTCTTGCTCCGCTCCGCCCCCGCCGTCCCCTTCCCCACTGCCGTGAGCGCGCAAGAAGCGTATTTCCAACACGTGCTCCGGCGCATGCTCGCCTACGAGCCGGACCATCGTTACCGCACGCTGGCGGAGCCCGGACACTTGCTCGCCACCTTGGCGCGGGAAATCGCCCGGCCACCGGTGCCCACCCGTGATGGCGAGAGCATCGCCAGCGGCGTCACCCGCATTTCGGTGGAAGCCCGCGACATCTCGGAGCTCTCCGCCGACGGCATCGTGAACAGCGCCAACTGGGAGATGCGAATGCGCACCGGTGTGGGCGATGCGCTGCGCCGCGCCGGCGGCGACACGCTGGAGGAGGAAGCGCGGGCCCACGGCGATCAGCCGCTGGGGGCGTGCGTGATCACCGGTCCCGGCAGCCTGCGCTGCAAGTCCGTGCTCCACGCGGTGAGCGCCTGGGAGCAAGCCTCTTGCGTCGGACGCGCGACCCAGCGGGCGCTGCTCAGCGCAGAACGCCTCGGCCTTCGCAGTCTGGCGCTTCCGGCGCTGGGGACCGGCGCCGCGCACGTGAGCCTGGAGGCGTGCGCCGCGGCCATGGGCTCCGCGTTGCGTTGGCACCTGGCGCTCGGCGGCTCGCGCCTGACCGAGCTCACCTTCGCCTTGCTCGACGACGCGAGCCGCCGCGTGTTCGGCGAAGTCCTGGAGTCGGCGTTGATCGGCGACGAAGGTGCGGTGGACTTCGGCCTGCCCCACGCCTCCGCGCGCATCGACGAGGACGGCGCCAGCGTCGACGCGCCCACCAAGCTCAGCCGTTGA
- a CDS encoding serine/threonine protein kinase encodes MFEPGTILADKYRVERVLGEGGMGVVLEAVQVDLERHVAIKLMHTSDRHEREESLARFRREAKAAAKLRGDHVVRVLDVGKLDADTPYMVMELLEGADLRSTLDDRGPLPVQEAVAYLLQACEAMAEAHAKGIVHRDLKPGNLFVAKRPDGRPVIKVLDFGISKLTTDGDSSMTRTRGGMGSPLYISPEQFESAKNVTHATDIWALGAVLYELLSGVAAFAASSIPEVYARIMADPPPRITPLRSDVPPGLERVVQKCLEHSPKDRYLTVADLAMALEPYAPASAVGFAASAVRLIQASPLAHAGLPEVKASMPPPGISSNPPRDAPTVPDRAAELSALDTHLGPARARFVSGHADTVAASTPGSATASTWTAATLAAHQKRRRIRTFAVGGGLLLIAGIATALFAFSRPDAEVAADREPARAPSQAPPLAVAATLPVVGVASAKPSASAAPSVSAARSASPPPVHTTHVAAPAATAKPEKPHKPPPAKPASTSGDDLLQYRR; translated from the coding sequence ATGTTCGAGCCGGGCACGATCCTCGCCGACAAGTACCGCGTCGAACGCGTGCTCGGCGAAGGCGGCATGGGCGTGGTGTTGGAAGCGGTGCAGGTGGATCTGGAGCGCCACGTCGCCATCAAGCTGATGCACACGAGTGATCGGCACGAGCGCGAGGAGAGCCTCGCGCGCTTCCGCCGCGAGGCGAAGGCCGCCGCGAAGCTCCGCGGAGATCACGTGGTTCGCGTGTTGGACGTGGGCAAGCTCGACGCCGACACCCCCTACATGGTGATGGAGCTCCTGGAGGGCGCGGACCTGCGCTCCACCCTGGACGACCGGGGTCCGTTGCCCGTGCAAGAGGCCGTCGCCTACCTACTGCAAGCGTGCGAAGCCATGGCCGAGGCGCACGCCAAGGGCATCGTGCACCGCGACTTGAAGCCCGGGAATCTGTTCGTGGCGAAGCGGCCGGACGGGCGCCCCGTGATCAAGGTCCTGGACTTCGGCATCTCCAAGCTCACCACGGACGGTGACAGCTCCATGACCCGCACTCGGGGCGGCATGGGCTCGCCGCTGTACATCTCGCCGGAGCAGTTCGAGTCCGCCAAGAACGTCACCCACGCCACGGACATCTGGGCTCTCGGCGCCGTGCTGTACGAGCTCTTGAGCGGCGTCGCGGCCTTCGCCGCAAGCTCCATCCCGGAGGTGTACGCCCGCATCATGGCGGACCCGCCGCCGCGCATCACGCCGCTGCGGAGCGACGTCCCTCCCGGCCTCGAGCGCGTGGTGCAGAAGTGCCTCGAGCACTCGCCCAAGGACCGCTATCTCACGGTCGCGGATCTGGCCATGGCCCTCGAGCCCTATGCGCCGGCCAGTGCCGTCGGTTTCGCGGCCTCCGCGGTGCGTCTGATCCAAGCGTCGCCCCTCGCGCACGCGGGTCTCCCGGAGGTGAAGGCATCGATGCCGCCGCCGGGGATCAGCTCGAATCCGCCGCGGGACGCGCCCACGGTGCCAGATCGCGCGGCGGAGCTCTCCGCCCTCGACACCCATCTGGGACCCGCCCGCGCCCGTTTCGTTTCTGGTCACGCGGACACCGTGGCCGCGAGCACACCGGGCAGCGCCACCGCCAGCACCTGGACGGCCGCGACGTTGGCGGCTCACCAAAAGCGGCGGCGCATCCGCACCTTTGCCGTTGGCGGCGGGCTGCTGCTCATCGCCGGCATCGCGACGGCGCTGTTCGCCTTCTCTCGGCCGGACGCCGAGGTGGCAGCGGACCGCGAGCCCGCCCGGGCGCCGTCCCAGGCGCCCCCCTTGGCGGTGGCTGCCACGCTACCCGTCGTTGGCGTGGCCAGCGCCAAGCCGAGCGCGAGCGCGGCACCCAGCGTCAGCGCGGCGCGCAGTGCTTCGCCCCCACCCGTGCACACCACCCACGTCGCGGCGCCCGCCGCCACTGCTAAGCCGGAAAAGCCGCACAAGCCGCCGCCGGCAAAGCCCGCCTCGACCTCGGGCGACGATCTGCTCCAGTACCGTCGTTGA
- a CDS encoding tetratricopeptide repeat protein, whose translation MLRAVLHHLLLVLVVSCWAMSARAQATGADVLFDQGRKLYTAGKYEEAAEKFRESQRLDPAPGTLLNLAECYVKLGKTASGWSTFREAAALAATRQQPKREKYARDKATALEPTLSRLTIVVPDAARVDGLQIQRGDRQVDPALWGVAVPVDPGTVEVVASAPGHVAWRKQIQVDPGGAKLELAIPPLEGAAPVPSPAPTPAPPAEPPVSPPPAQPAPSPVEEDPGASRRLAGLVLGGVGLAGLGIGTGLYIASQSTIDDANCPDSVCVEGVGDPDQHEEGRSQEKRSFIVLGLGGALAVTGVVLVLTAPSKSSETSARLRFTPTPGGAHVGLSGRF comes from the coding sequence ATGCTGCGCGCCGTGCTCCACCACCTGCTCCTCGTGTTGGTGGTCTCCTGCTGGGCGATGTCTGCGCGCGCGCAAGCCACCGGCGCCGACGTGCTGTTCGATCAGGGCCGGAAGCTCTACACCGCCGGCAAGTACGAAGAAGCCGCCGAGAAGTTCCGGGAGAGCCAGCGCCTCGACCCCGCGCCCGGTACGCTGTTGAACCTGGCCGAGTGCTACGTGAAGCTGGGCAAGACCGCGAGTGGCTGGAGCACGTTTCGTGAAGCCGCGGCTCTGGCGGCCACGCGCCAGCAACCCAAGCGCGAGAAGTATGCGCGCGACAAGGCGACGGCCCTGGAGCCGACGCTGTCGCGCCTCACGATCGTGGTCCCGGATGCCGCGCGGGTGGACGGCCTCCAGATCCAGCGCGGTGATCGACAAGTGGATCCCGCGCTGTGGGGCGTAGCCGTGCCGGTGGATCCGGGGACTGTCGAGGTGGTGGCGTCGGCCCCGGGCCACGTTGCGTGGCGCAAGCAGATCCAGGTGGATCCCGGCGGCGCGAAGCTGGAGCTCGCCATTCCCCCCCTCGAAGGCGCTGCACCGGTGCCGTCCCCCGCTCCCACGCCGGCGCCGCCCGCCGAGCCGCCCGTCTCCCCCCCGCCGGCCCAGCCTGCGCCGTCCCCCGTCGAGGAAGATCCCGGTGCTTCGCGGCGTCTAGCCGGTTTGGTGCTGGGCGGCGTCGGGCTCGCGGGTCTCGGCATCGGAACGGGTCTCTACATCGCGTCGCAGTCGACCATCGACGACGCCAACTGTCCCGATAGCGTGTGCGTGGAAGGCGTCGGCGATCCCGATCAGCACGAGGAAGGCCGCAGCCAAGAGAAGCGAAGCTTCATCGTGCTCGGCCTGGGTGGGGCGCTGGCGGTCACCGGCGTGGTGTTGGTGCTCACCGCGCCGAGCAAGAGCTCCGAGACCAGCGCGCGGCTGCGTTTCACGCCCACGCCGGGCGGCGCTCACGTCGGGCTCAGCGGCAGATTTTGA
- a CDS encoding VWA domain-containing protein, which yields MRRLMMGALVLGSATVLWVGCGSSGSGGTAGPDSGIGGSSASGGSGNSTSGGASGAGASGGTDGGGATGGTGGGSASGGTGGAFPDGSIPDVQFTYDAPNVEQDACAAVTVGAELVPLDLYVVLDRSGSMVNPSLGPLRWPPVRDALNAFFQSPQANGIGIALTMFAHPTASQCVATSYQTPLVAMAPLPGGASGHAITLQNTMNANAPVLGVGTPTESAMTGAVTYAKNYKNANPGRTVAIVLATDGIPGAAGCSGETAAGVQSAITAGFTGTPSIRTFVIGIDQSANITNWANAGGGKAFNVATAGGSAQFLQAMKDIQGSLLGCTFTVPKPDSGIIEPSKVKVKYTPGSGSPGELTRFNDQASCNGAGWYYDNNTNPTTIELCPSSCTTVQADPNGKIDIELGCLGS from the coding sequence ATGCGGCGGCTTATGATGGGGGCGTTGGTGCTGGGGTCGGCAACCGTACTGTGGGTGGGCTGCGGCTCGTCGGGCAGCGGCGGTACGGCCGGTCCCGATTCCGGAATCGGTGGCAGCTCCGCGAGCGGCGGCAGCGGCAATTCCACGAGCGGCGGCGCTTCCGGAGCGGGCGCGTCCGGCGGCACGGACGGCGGCGGGGCAACCGGCGGAACGGGAGGCGGGAGCGCGAGCGGTGGCACTGGCGGTGCATTCCCCGATGGCTCCATTCCCGACGTGCAGTTCACTTATGACGCGCCCAACGTGGAGCAAGACGCATGCGCGGCGGTGACGGTGGGCGCGGAGCTGGTCCCGCTCGACTTGTACGTGGTGTTGGATCGTTCGGGGTCGATGGTGAACCCATCGCTCGGACCGCTGCGGTGGCCGCCCGTGCGAGACGCGTTGAACGCGTTCTTCCAGAGCCCGCAAGCGAACGGCATCGGCATTGCGCTGACCATGTTCGCGCACCCCACGGCGAGCCAATGCGTGGCTACGAGCTACCAAACGCCGCTGGTGGCCATGGCGCCGCTGCCGGGTGGCGCCAGCGGTCATGCCATCACGCTGCAGAACACCATGAACGCCAACGCGCCGGTGCTGGGCGTGGGCACGCCGACGGAATCCGCGATGACCGGCGCCGTCACCTACGCAAAGAACTACAAGAACGCGAATCCGGGACGCACCGTCGCCATCGTGCTGGCCACGGACGGGATTCCGGGCGCGGCCGGCTGCTCGGGTGAAACGGCCGCGGGTGTGCAGTCCGCGATCACCGCGGGCTTCACGGGCACGCCCTCCATACGCACCTTCGTGATCGGCATCGATCAATCCGCGAACATCACCAATTGGGCCAACGCGGGCGGCGGAAAGGCGTTCAACGTGGCCACGGCGGGTGGCTCGGCGCAGTTCCTCCAAGCCATGAAGGACATCCAAGGCTCGCTGCTCGGGTGCACCTTCACGGTGCCCAAGCCGGATTCCGGAATCATCGAGCCGAGCAAGGTGAAGGTGAAGTACACGCCGGGCTCCGGCAGCCCGGGAGAGCTGACCCGTTTCAACGACCAGGCCTCCTGCAACGGCGCCGGCTGGTACTACGACAACAACACCAATCCGACCACCATCGAGCTGTGCCCCAGCAGCTGCACCACGGTGCAAGCGGATCCCAACGGCAAGATCGACATCGAGCTCGGCTGCTTGGGTTCCTGA